In a single window of the Elaeis guineensis isolate ETL-2024a chromosome 4, EG11, whole genome shotgun sequence genome:
- the LOC105043845 gene encoding protein NRT1/ PTR FAMILY 7.3 isoform X1: MVGAMANSEVSKMAKEEQEAREGEMRVGVVPMEGDGGTEARGKECCDYTLDGSVDLRGRPAVKGSSGGWVTGILLLVNQGLATLAFFGVGVNLVLFLTRVLQQNNADAANNVSKWTGTVYIFSLFGAFLSDSYWGRYKTCAIFQVIFVVGLVLLSLCAHLFLLRPSGCGDGHAPCGSHSSIEVGVFYVSIYLVAFGYGGYQPNIATFGADQFDEEDPGEAHSKVSFFSYFYLALNLGSLFSNTFLSYLQDQGMWALGFWASGASALLALVLFLVWTLRYRHFKPGGNPLSRICQVVIAASRKSRVRMPPGGEDLYVGGECAEVSGTRKILHTEGFNFLDRAAYVDSNDFTIQGERSILRDPWRLCTITQVEEVKCVLRLLPIWLCTILYSVVFTQMASLFVEQGAAMNTNVHGFRIPPASMSAFDILSVATVIFFNRRLLNPVICRLKKSPRGLTELQRMGVGLVIAVMAMVSACAVEHFRLKHAGGNAGSSLSILWQVPQYVLIGASEVFMYVGQLEFFNGQAPDGLKSFGSALCMTSMSLGNYVSDVLVTIVMEITAKGGRPGWIPGNLNNGHMDRFYFLLAVLTSVDFVVYVACAKWYKCIKLEGKSGEEKGGSGV; the protein is encoded by the exons GCAAAGGAGGAACAAGAAGCAAGAGAAGGTGAGATGAGGGTCGGAGTGGTGCCTATGGAAGGAGATGGTGGAACAGAGGCACGAGGAAAAGAATGTTGTGACTATACACTGGATGGCTCTGTGGACCTCAGAGGGCGCCCTGCAGTCAAAGGAAGCTCTGGTGGATGGGTGACCGGTATCCTATTGCTTG TGAATCAAGGCCTAGCAACGCTAGCATTCTTCGGGGTGGGTGTCAACCTGGTGCTATTTCTGACGAGAGTTCTGCAGCAGAACAACGCAGACGCAGCCAACAACGTCAGTAAATGGACAGGCACCGTctatatcttctctctttttggTGCCTTCCTCAGTGACTCCTACTGGGGAAGATACAAGACTTGTGCCATCTTCCAAGTCATCTTTGTCGTG GGTTTGGTGCTACTATCATTGTGCGCACATCTATTCTTACTCAGACCCTCAGGGTGTGGTGATGGGCACGCTCCTTGTGGGTCTCATTCCAGCATAGAAGTTGGAGTGTTCTATGTATCTATTTACCTGGTTGCCTTTGGGTATGGGGGCTACCAGCCCAACATTGCCACCTTTGGCGCTGACCAGTTTGATGAGGAAGACCCAGGGGAAGCCCATTCCAAGGTCTCCTTCTTTAGCTACTTCTACTTGGCCCTCAACCTGGGATCCCTATTCTCCAACACCTTCTTAAGCTACCTACAGGACCAGGGCATGTGGGCCTTGGGCTTCTGGGCCTCTGGGGCATCTGCCTTGTTGGCGCTGGTCCTCTTCCTTGTTTGGACTCTCAGGTACAGACACTTCAAGCCAGGGGGGAATCCTCTGTCGAGAATCTGCCAGGTGGTCATCGCCGCATCGAGAAAATCGAGGGTCAGGATGCCGCCAGGTGGAGAAGATTTGTATGTGGGTGGGGAGTGTGCAGAAGTTAGTGGTACTAGAAAGATTCTTCACACTGAGGGATTCAA CTTCTTGGACCGTGCTGCATACGTGGACTCCAACGACTTCACCATCCAAGGTGAGAGGTCCATCCTCCGGGACCCCTGGCGGCTCTGCACCATCACCCAAGTGGAAGAAGTCAAATGCGTGTTGAGACTCCTCCCCATATGGCTCTGCACCATCCTCTACTCTGTGGTCTTCACTCAGATGGCCTCCCTCTTCGTCGAGCAAGGCGCCGCCATGAACACCAACGTCCATGGCTTCCGCATCCCCCCAGCCAGCATGTCGGCCTTCGACATCCTCAGCGTCGCCACCGTCATCTTCTTCAACCGCAGGCTCCTCAACCCCGTCATCTGCCGTCTGAAGAAAAGCCCCAGAGGACTCACCGAGCTCCAACGGATGGGCGTCGGCCTCGTGATCGCCGTCATGGCCATGGTCTCCGCCTGCGCCGTCGAGCACTTCAGGCTGAAGCACGCCGGCGGCAACGCCGGTAGCTCGTTGAGCATACTGTGGCAGGTGCCGCAGTACGTGCTGATCGGAGCCTCGGAGGTGTTCATGTACGTGGGTCAGCTGGAGTTCTTCAACGGGCAGGCGCCCGACGGATTGAAGAGCTTCGGGAGCGCGCTGTGCATGACGTCCATGTCGCTGGGGAATTACGTCAGCGATGTGCTCGTGACCATCGTCATGGAGATCACGGCGAAGGGCGGCCGGCCGGGGTGGATTCCGGGAAACCTTAACAACGGTCATATGGACAGGTTCTACTTCCTGCTGGCGGTGTTGACCAGTGTAGACTTTGTGGTGTATGTGGCCTGCGCCAAGTGGTACAAATGCATCAAGCTGGAGGGGAAATCCGGGGAGGAGAAGGGGGGTTCCGGGGTCTGA
- the LOC105043845 gene encoding protein NRT1/ PTR FAMILY 7.3 isoform X2 produces the protein MVGAMANSEAKEEQEAREGEMRVGVVPMEGDGGTEARGKECCDYTLDGSVDLRGRPAVKGSSGGWVTGILLLVNQGLATLAFFGVGVNLVLFLTRVLQQNNADAANNVSKWTGTVYIFSLFGAFLSDSYWGRYKTCAIFQVIFVVGLVLLSLCAHLFLLRPSGCGDGHAPCGSHSSIEVGVFYVSIYLVAFGYGGYQPNIATFGADQFDEEDPGEAHSKVSFFSYFYLALNLGSLFSNTFLSYLQDQGMWALGFWASGASALLALVLFLVWTLRYRHFKPGGNPLSRICQVVIAASRKSRVRMPPGGEDLYVGGECAEVSGTRKILHTEGFNFLDRAAYVDSNDFTIQGERSILRDPWRLCTITQVEEVKCVLRLLPIWLCTILYSVVFTQMASLFVEQGAAMNTNVHGFRIPPASMSAFDILSVATVIFFNRRLLNPVICRLKKSPRGLTELQRMGVGLVIAVMAMVSACAVEHFRLKHAGGNAGSSLSILWQVPQYVLIGASEVFMYVGQLEFFNGQAPDGLKSFGSALCMTSMSLGNYVSDVLVTIVMEITAKGGRPGWIPGNLNNGHMDRFYFLLAVLTSVDFVVYVACAKWYKCIKLEGKSGEEKGGSGV, from the exons GCAAAGGAGGAACAAGAAGCAAGAGAAGGTGAGATGAGGGTCGGAGTGGTGCCTATGGAAGGAGATGGTGGAACAGAGGCACGAGGAAAAGAATGTTGTGACTATACACTGGATGGCTCTGTGGACCTCAGAGGGCGCCCTGCAGTCAAAGGAAGCTCTGGTGGATGGGTGACCGGTATCCTATTGCTTG TGAATCAAGGCCTAGCAACGCTAGCATTCTTCGGGGTGGGTGTCAACCTGGTGCTATTTCTGACGAGAGTTCTGCAGCAGAACAACGCAGACGCAGCCAACAACGTCAGTAAATGGACAGGCACCGTctatatcttctctctttttggTGCCTTCCTCAGTGACTCCTACTGGGGAAGATACAAGACTTGTGCCATCTTCCAAGTCATCTTTGTCGTG GGTTTGGTGCTACTATCATTGTGCGCACATCTATTCTTACTCAGACCCTCAGGGTGTGGTGATGGGCACGCTCCTTGTGGGTCTCATTCCAGCATAGAAGTTGGAGTGTTCTATGTATCTATTTACCTGGTTGCCTTTGGGTATGGGGGCTACCAGCCCAACATTGCCACCTTTGGCGCTGACCAGTTTGATGAGGAAGACCCAGGGGAAGCCCATTCCAAGGTCTCCTTCTTTAGCTACTTCTACTTGGCCCTCAACCTGGGATCCCTATTCTCCAACACCTTCTTAAGCTACCTACAGGACCAGGGCATGTGGGCCTTGGGCTTCTGGGCCTCTGGGGCATCTGCCTTGTTGGCGCTGGTCCTCTTCCTTGTTTGGACTCTCAGGTACAGACACTTCAAGCCAGGGGGGAATCCTCTGTCGAGAATCTGCCAGGTGGTCATCGCCGCATCGAGAAAATCGAGGGTCAGGATGCCGCCAGGTGGAGAAGATTTGTATGTGGGTGGGGAGTGTGCAGAAGTTAGTGGTACTAGAAAGATTCTTCACACTGAGGGATTCAA CTTCTTGGACCGTGCTGCATACGTGGACTCCAACGACTTCACCATCCAAGGTGAGAGGTCCATCCTCCGGGACCCCTGGCGGCTCTGCACCATCACCCAAGTGGAAGAAGTCAAATGCGTGTTGAGACTCCTCCCCATATGGCTCTGCACCATCCTCTACTCTGTGGTCTTCACTCAGATGGCCTCCCTCTTCGTCGAGCAAGGCGCCGCCATGAACACCAACGTCCATGGCTTCCGCATCCCCCCAGCCAGCATGTCGGCCTTCGACATCCTCAGCGTCGCCACCGTCATCTTCTTCAACCGCAGGCTCCTCAACCCCGTCATCTGCCGTCTGAAGAAAAGCCCCAGAGGACTCACCGAGCTCCAACGGATGGGCGTCGGCCTCGTGATCGCCGTCATGGCCATGGTCTCCGCCTGCGCCGTCGAGCACTTCAGGCTGAAGCACGCCGGCGGCAACGCCGGTAGCTCGTTGAGCATACTGTGGCAGGTGCCGCAGTACGTGCTGATCGGAGCCTCGGAGGTGTTCATGTACGTGGGTCAGCTGGAGTTCTTCAACGGGCAGGCGCCCGACGGATTGAAGAGCTTCGGGAGCGCGCTGTGCATGACGTCCATGTCGCTGGGGAATTACGTCAGCGATGTGCTCGTGACCATCGTCATGGAGATCACGGCGAAGGGCGGCCGGCCGGGGTGGATTCCGGGAAACCTTAACAACGGTCATATGGACAGGTTCTACTTCCTGCTGGCGGTGTTGACCAGTGTAGACTTTGTGGTGTATGTGGCCTGCGCCAAGTGGTACAAATGCATCAAGCTGGAGGGGAAATCCGGGGAGGAGAAGGGGGGTTCCGGGGTCTGA
- the LOC105043844 gene encoding protein NRT1/ PTR FAMILY 7.3, which yields MAESAMTEEVQEIHDSNMDEMYTSDGSVDWKGQRAVKDKSGGWSVGILLLVNQGLATLAFSGVAVNLMMLMTRVLHQDNAEAANHVSTWLGTTYMFSLVGAFVSDSYWGRYKTCAIFQIAFVTGLVELSLSSYHLLLRHCVPGDGTPNCEPPTDAEIILFYLSIYQIALGYGAYQPAITTFGADQFNEDDKEEGESKIAYFSYFYMANKLGTLFSNTLLAYLEDKGKWVLSFWISAGAAFVALVLFVTGTPRFRHFKPGGNPLTRFCQVIVASLKKWRVTTPLREEDLHEVDGKPGANHGGRKILHTPDFGFLDRAAVVTLKDLPPQDQQHPKNMWGLCTITQVEEVKCIWRFIPIWLCTIIYSVTYTQMASVFVKQGTTMKNSLSEFRIPPESMSIFEILSVAVFVLFYRLYIVPLLSRLWKGNRKGLTELQRMGIGIVISAMAMVSAGVVELHRLKYTKNDHEANKGSSSFSILWQIPQYVMVGASEVFMYVGQMEFFNKQAPDGLKSFGSALYVASMSAGSYASSFLLRIVIKITGKGDQIGWISKNLDKGHMDRFYFLLAALATIDIFVFVVCAKQYRCTLFDGKLVVANDI from the exons ATGGCAGAGTCTGCCATG ACTGAAGAAGTGCAAGAAATACATGACAGCAACATGGATGAAATGTATACCAGCGATGGATCTGTTGATTGGAAGGGCCAGCGCGCGGTCAAGGATAAATCAGGGGGCTGGAGTGTTGGAATTCTACTGCTTG TGAACCAAGGGCTGGCAACCCTAGCATTCTCCGGTGTTGCAGTGAATCTGATGATGCTCATGACAAGAGTGCTGCACCAGGACAATGCGGAGGCAGCGAACCATGTCAGCACCTGGCTTGGAACAACCTACATGTTCTCCCTTGTAGGGGCATTTGTTAGCGACTCCTATTGGGGAAGATACAAGACTTGTGCCATCTTTCAAATAGCCTTTGTCACT GGTTTGGTAGAGTTATCACTGTCATCCTACCACCTCCTTCTCAGACATTGTGTTCCTGGCGATGGAACTCCAAATTGTGAGCCACCCACAGACGCGGAAATCATTCTATTTTACCTATCCATTTACCAAATTGCCCTGGGATATGGAGCCTATCAGCCTGCTATAACAACTTTTGGGGCAGATCAATTCAATGAAGATGACAAAGAGGAAGGAGAATCAAAGATCGCCTACTTTAGCTACTTTTACATGGCTAATAAGCTCGGCACCCTGTTTTCCAACACTCTCCTAGCATATCTTGAGGACAAGGGGAAATGGGTCCTCAGTTTCTGGATATCCGCAGGTGCTGCATTTGTAGCACTGGTCCTGTTTGTCACAGGGACCCCACGATTCAGGCACTTCAAGCCTGGTGGCAACCCTTTAACCAGATTTTGCCAAGTAATAGTTGCTTCTCTGAAGAAATGGAGGGTTACCACACCCCTTCGTGAAGAGGATTTACATGAAGTTGATGGGAAACCAGGTGCAAACCATGGAGGTAGAAAGATACTCCACACCCCAGATTTCGG GTTCTTGGACAGAGCAGCAGTGGTAACACTCAAGGACCTCCCTCCCCAAGACCAGCAGCATCCTAAGAATATGTGGGGACTCTGCACAATTACACAAGTAGAAGAAGTCAAGTGCATATGGAGATTCATCCCCATCTGGCTCTGCACCATAATCTATTCAGTTACATACACTCAGATGGCCTCTGTATTTGTCAAACAAGGCACCACCATGAAAAATTCTCTCTCAGAATTTCGTATCCCTCCAGAGAGCATGTCCATATTTGAGATACTAAGCGTAGCAGTATTTGTTCTTTTCTACAGACTATATATTGTCCCTCTCCTATCAAGACTATGGAAGGGCAACCGTAAAGGGTTAACCGAGCTTCAAAGAATGGGGATTGGGATTGTTATCTCAGCAATGGCTATGGTTTCAGCTGGAGTTGTGGAGTTACACAGACTAAAATACACTAAGAATGATCATGAAGCAAACAAGGGCTCGAGCTCATTCAGTATCTTGTGGCAAATCCCTCAGTATGTGATGGTTGGAGCTTCTGAAGTGTTTATGTACGTTGGTCAGATGGAATTCTTCAATAAGCAAGCCCCAGATGGATTAAAGAGTTTCGGGAGCGCACTGTATGTTGCATCTATGTCAGCTGGGAGTTATGCAAGCAGCTTTCTTCTGAGAATAGTTATTAAAATCACTGGAAAAGGAGATCAAATAGGTTGGATATCAAAAAATCTTGACAAGGGTCACATGGacaggttttattttctattagcAGCACTTGCCACCATTGACATATTTGTTTTCGTGGTATGTGCCAAGCAGTACAGATGCACTTTGTTTGATGGAAAATTAGTGGTTGCAAATGACATTTAG